Genomic window (Jeotgalibacillus haloalkalitolerans):
GCGTTAGATGGCGGATATACTGCACAGTAATATAGAAAAGCGCAGATGAGCGTTTAGGGGCGTACACGTTGGACTGATGCGCCGGAGATAAAGGAAACACGGCGAACGAAGTGAGCCGATGTTGACTTATCGGACAGAGCAGAAGGAAACGTGCTAGCCACTGCGAATCGGAGCTGGACAACATAGAAAAGCGTAATCAGGCGTTCAGGTCCGACAAGCATAAGACGGCTTGAGAGAAATGGGCGACCTTCCCATTTTCTCAAGGTGGCTTATGACTCGAGGACCTGCCTGCTGGAGCTGGACAAAATAGAAAAGCGCAAGGCGCTCGTTCAAATGGTAGATGGAAAGGACGAAGGAAAAACATATTAAAATGATCGAATTGTGCACCTGAGTGATGAAATTCCTCAGCAGTTTGAAGGTATTACCACGTATTTAAATCAAACGAAGGAATTATAGATAAAATTGAGTGAATCATTTTATATTTTGAGTGATAAAAATTCAAATTGATGGATAACTTTCTGTATTGAAGGAAATCACGATCATGTCTGGAAAAGATTACCAATATGTACGAGGAAAAAAGCCCTTGATACTCTTCACAACCAGGTGAGGGGCATCAAGGGCTTTTCTATTGTTCAGGCATAAACATAAAATTTTATCAGGTCTGCCAGTCCCTGATCATCTTCACTAACCGGAGATTGAAAAATGCCAATGACCAGATCCATAAACTCTCCCCGAAACAAAAAAGCGAAAATTAAAATCACACTAATCAAAATTGCTGCAAGAAATAATATGTACATAGACCATTTCCCTGCCAGCTGAGCCATCAATCTCCCTCCTAAAATACACTTATATGTATTAGACGTTAAAATAAGGAAAAAGTTTCGTATTTTCTGAAAAATGTTTTGATTTATTTTTTTGGGTAAATCAAATAGGATAAGATTAGATGAATGGAAAGAGGGAAACATATGATTTCGATTGCGCTGCCGGCGGCTGTCATAGCTGCAGTCATCGGACTAATAGCAATAGCACGTGATAATAAAAAGAAAAAACGTTCAACAGCAAAACGCTTGATGGTGGTACTGTTTTGGATTTACGTCACAGCAGTGGTTCACGTAACACTCGGAACACTCTCATATCCGCCGAACCCTGATGCCCCGCTCAGAATCCAGCTTGAACCGCTGTATTTCTTAGATGAGTGGGCAACATACCGTAATCATCAGAGTGTATCATTCTTTCAAAACGCAAGCTTAACATTCTATAATTTCATTATGTTTATGCCGTATGGATTTTTCTTAGCGGCTCTATTCAAAAAAAGATTTTTCAAATCGCTGTTGATTCTATTTTTCACAAGCCTGCTGATTGAAACGACCCAACTGGTCCTGTCCTACCTTGGAATCGCATGGATGAGAGGCTTTAACGTAGACGATCTGATTATGAATACAGCCGGCGGAATACTTGTGTACCTTTTTGTAAGAATCATATTGATCATACAGGGTAAAAATAGAAGGTCAGGAAAGACAGGTAAATGATATTCATCAAGCAACTTTAAGCGTAGCGAAACGGTTTTAGAGCCTGAGACAACTTTTGTCCAGGCTTTTTATATACATTCAAACACCTCCTCAACAAGTCCTATATATAATAGAAGGATTGCAGTCAAACGCTCATTGCGATAATCTATTTCCTAAGGGTTGAATGTTCAGATAAAAAAGAATTGATAAAAAGCTTCATTGTAAAGGAGGGGTTTGATGGGTGTTACATATCATCCGCTTGGCGATCAGGCGGTACTGATTCACTTCAAGCAGGAAGTGAGCAGTGAAGTGCTGGCAGAAGTCCAATGCCTGAAACAAGCGATTCAAAAAGAGCAGCCGGACTGGTTGTATGAAGCAGTCCCAGGCTATGCATCCCTGGCTGTACATTATGATCTGACGCAGCTGGTCCAGGAAAAAGATCCTTATGAATACGTTGTATCTTTTCTCAAAGGAAAAGCAAATGCGCTGGAAACAAGTAATAGTTTCAAACAGCGTACGGTAAAAATACCGGTCTGTTATGGCGGCGAGCTAGGTCCTGATCTTGAAGAAGTCGCTGAGCATGCAGGCATCTCAGCTGAAGAAGTGATCAAACGTCATCAAAACGGTGATTATACCGTTTATATGCTGGGCTTTGCACCAGGTTTTCCTTATATAGGCGGGCTTGATCCAGCCATTGCAGCTCCGCGTAAAAATAATCCGAGAACAGCGATTCCAGCAGGGTCTGTGGGGATTGCAGGCAAGCAGACAGGCGTATACTCCATTGAAACGCCGGGAGGATGGCAGATCATCGGCAGAACACCTGAAAAGCTGTTTGATTTAAACAGAGATGAATCGTTCCTTTTAAAAGCAGGGGACAGAATCGAATTTTATGCTATTACAGAAAAAGAATTTGAGGAGTGGCAGCGATGATTAAAGTAGTAGAGCCAGGGCTGCTGTCTTCAATTCAGGATAATGGCCGCCGTGGACATCAGGAGTCCGGCATAATTATTTCAGGCGTCATGGATACATTCTCTTTACGTATTGCGAACATGCTTGTCGGTAACCCGGAAGATGAGGCGGGACTTGAAATCACCTTAACGGGTCCAACCATTGAATTTCTGGAAGACCAGCTGATTGCCATTTGTGGAGCGGATTTCTCAGCCACGATCGATGATCAGCCGGCACCTTTATGGCGTCCGGTAGCAGTGAAAAAGGGCAGCACCCTGCATATGAAGTTTTCCAAAGTGGGCTGCAGAGGTGTTATTGCAGTCGGAGGAGGCTTTGACATACCAAAGGTGCTTGGCAGTAAATCTACATATCTGAGGGCTAACATCGGGGGCTTTAAAGGACGCAGCCTCGAAAAAGAGGATATCATTCAGTCTGGAGAGCGCAGCAGCCAATCAGAGAGAATTTTTAAGAGCGTAATCAATCATCCTGTGAAATGGTCTGTTTCCAATGCTTATACCCATAATGTTTATGACCGCTCAGTGATGAGAGTGATTCCCGGTAAACAATATCATGATTTTACAGAAGAAAGCAGAAACTGTTTCTTTGAACAGGATTACAAAATCTCCAAACAATCTGACCGGATGGGCTTCAGGTTAGATGGTGACAATCTTGAATGCGGGCTGAATGGGGACATGCTGTCAGAAGGAGTGGCATTCGGAACGATACAGGTGCCTGCAGATGGACAGCCGATTATTTTACTCGCAGACAGGCAGACACTTGGCGGGTACCCAAAAATCGGGCAGATTGCTTCTGTAGACTTACCTGCACTGATTCAGAAAAAACCTGGTGAAGCAATCCGATTTGAGGAAATCTCAATTCAGGATGCTCAAAATCTATTTAAACAGCGTGAAAAAGAATGGCAGGAATTAAAACAGATGATCAATATCAAACTGGAGGGATTAGATGGTTAAGATCGATCTGAACTGTGATATGGGGGAGAGCTTTGGCGCTTATAAAATGGGAAATGATGCTGAAGTCCTAAAATATATCACTTCTGCAAATATTGCATGCGGCTATCATGCCGGGGATCCCTCAGTCATGAGAAAAACGGTAGAGCTGGCGCTTAAAAGCGGAACAGCGATTGGTGCGCATCCGGGATTCCCGGACCTTGGCGGCTTTGGCAGGCGTAACATGAACGTATCAGAAGAAGAAGCATACGACTTGACGCTGTATCAGATTGGTGCACTCTACGGCTTTGTGAAAGCGCAGGGAGGAACGCTTCAGCATGTAAAGCCGCATGGTGCACTCTATAATGCAGCTGCAAAAGACGCAAAACTTGCCCATGCAATCGCTAAAGCGGTATATGACCTGGATCCGGGGCTGATCTTATTTGGGTTATCGGGCGGGGAGCTGGTCCGTGCCGGAAAGCAAATCGGACTGAAGACGGCTTCAGAAGTATTTGCTGACAGAACATATCAGCCGGACGGTTCCTTAACGCCAAGATCACAAAGCAACGCACTCATTGAGGATGATGAACAGGCTGTCAACCAGGTGGTGCGGATGGTAAAAGAAGGCATTGTACGTGGTGTGGATGACAAAAATATCAGTATTGAGGCAGACACTGTCTGTATTCACGGTGATGGCGCCCATGCACTTGCATTTGCGGAAAAGATTAATCAGCGGTTACGAGAAGAAAATATCAGTATGCAAAGCTTAAAATAAATGGTTTAAGCCCATGATGCCTTTAGTCAGCAGGATATGCCGGCTAAAGGCATCAGGAGCTTTATAGACGAACAGGAAAGGAATGACAACTATGAAAAAACCGGAATCTAACCGCAGTATCCTGCTCGGTGCTGCATTTCTGATGGCGACATCTGCCGTCGGACCAGGGTTTTTAACTCAAACAACTACATTCACACAGACACTTGCAGCAAGTTTTGGGTTTGTGATCTTGATCTCTATTATTATTGATATTGGTGTACAGATGAATATCTGGCGTATCATCACAGTTTCCGGTAAACGCGCGCAGGAAATCGCCAATGAAGTGCTCCCGGGGCTTGGTGTTGTGCTGGCCGGACTTGTTGTACTCGGCGGGCTTGCGTTTAACATCGGAAACATCGGGGGAGCGGGGCTTGGGACCAACGTACTTTTCGGCGTTTCTCCTGAAATGGGTGCCCTGTTCAGTGGACTGATCGCGATCGGGATCTTCCTTGTGCGGGAAGCCGCGCGTATCATGGACCGCTTTATCCAGGTGCTTGGTTTCCTCATGATTGGACTCACTGTATTTGTGATGTTCCAATCGCAGCCGCCAATTGGAGAAGCGATTACGCGCTCATTTGTTCCTGAAACTGTAGACTTTCTGGCAATTGTTACACTGGTCGGCGGTACAGTCGGCGGATACATTACATTTGCAGGGGGACACAGACTGCTTGATGCAGGTCTGAGCGGTACGAAAAATATACCTGAAGTCAATAAAAGTGCAGTATCTGCGATCGGACTCGCTTCGATCATCAGAATCTTTCTATTCCTTGCAACACTTGGCGTCGTGGCACAGGGCCTTGAAATTAATCCGGACAACCCGCCTGCATCTGTGTTCCAGCTTGCAGCAGGTAACATTGGATATAAAATTTTCGGTGTTGTGATGTGGTCAGCTGCAATCAGTTCAGTCATCGGGGCTGCTTATACGTCAGTTTCCTTTATCAAGACGTTCAGCCCGGTTTTAGCAAAGTATGAGAAGTTTCTGATTGTCGGTTTCATTACGGCTTCTACAGCGATCTTTACTTCAATCGGTCAACCAGTTACATTGCTGATTCTTGCTGGTGCGTTAAATGGGCTGATTCTTCCAATTTCACTTGGTGTGATATTGCTTGCAGCCCATAATAAGAAAATTGTTGGTGATTACAGTCATCCGAAGTGGCTAACAGGGTTTGGGATCCTGATTGTAGTTGTCATGGCTTATCTGGGCGGTTATACGATGATTAATCAGCTGCCTGAGCTATTTTCATAAAATAGTAAAAAACCAGGATGAGTTCATCCTGGTTTTTTGAGTGATGGAAACATGCCTGTTTGTTGAATGTATTCAGGGCAACAGGGTAGCGATCTGCGCTGAAGTTGTCGCGATTCGCCCGGGAAGATGTCGCTTTCTTTGCTGAGCTTGTAGCAATCCGTCAGGGAACTCGTCGATTTCCCCGCTAAAGCTGTCGTAATTAAGCGTTCCTGTTGTAATATCCACTCACAGAGTTGCTTCACCACACACTCTTCATGCTTTTAAGAAACCAAAGAAAGTTTCCCAGGGGCATTTCAAACCTATAGTGCCGGAAGCTGTTTGTTGCTTTCCCCGCTGAACTTGTAGCAATTCGCCCGGAAAGATGTAGCGATCCACCCGGGAAGATGTCGCTTTCTTCGCTGAGCTTGTAGCAATCCGTCAGGGAACTCGTCGATTTCCCCGCTAAACTTGTCCCAATCTATGCTCAGGTTGTAGCAATCCACCCAAGGACTCCTCACTTCTTTTGATCAAGTTGTACGCTGAACCATTCAAGCAGATCTTTATTCACAATATCCTGTGAAGAAAACGGGACATAAATGAGCTCCTGCTTTTTAAAAGTATCTTTAATTCTTTCAAGGTGCGGCTTCTCATGCTTTTTACGCTCCTGCATAAAGGTGCCGTCAACATCATCAGGCAGTACTTTATTGATAATCAGCGTTTTGACATGAAGATCATACTGATCGAGCAGCTGAAGTGCTTTCTCTGTTTCAAGAATCGGCAGCCGTTCAGGGTTTAAGACAAATACAAAGCCTGTTTCCTTAGAATCAAGCAGAATTTCTCTCGCCTTGGAGAAACGGTCCTGGCGTGTTCTGAGTACATCATAGATCGGGTCTTCAACAGGCTCTCCGTCATTTAAAAGCGCAGCGTAGTTCTCATTTGTTTTCCTGCGCTTCTCAAGCAGCCCCTCAATCCAGATGCCCATCAGTTCAGGCAGCGTTAAAAGGCGGATCGTATGGCCAGTTGGTGCTGTATCAAAAATGATTTTATCGAACTTTTCTCGCTCCTCTAAGACAATCGAAATCAATTTATCAAACAGGGCAGCCTCATCAGCACCGGGTGAAGACTTCGCCGTATCAAGCTGTCTGTGAACTTCTTCCATCATACCGGCGTGCACAACGCCTTTAATATTCGCTTTTACGCCTTTAATATAGTTCGCCGTTTCAATTTCAGGATCAATTTCAAGCGCGAACAAATTTGGTGCAATTTCTTTGTTTTTACCACCGATTTTCCGGTCAAAAATATCACCAACATTATGGGCAGGGTCAGTGGAAACAAGCAGTGTGCGGTAGCCCTGTTTCGCAGATTTCCATGCAATGGCAGCAGCAGACGTCGATTTTCCGACGCCTCCTTTGCCACCGACAAATAAGATATTGTTCTTTAAGATATTCATCAAATGACTCCTTTATCAGCAGCAGCGGATACCTGAGAGCGGAGATTTTTCCATTCCCATCCGCAGATGCCAGTCATGAAATTTTTCGATCATATGAGGATATAGCTCAAGCGTGTAATAATAGACCGGATTTGGAATGCCGATCATTTCAGAGTACAGCATAAGCAAAAACAGGTCATCTTCATTACGTAATTCACGTGCGATTTCCTGGCGGTGGGGCATGCTCAGCACTTCTTCGTAGTAGGCGATGAGTTTTTTGACATGGTCGAGCATGGTTGAGCACCTCCTTTGGGTTAAATATTGTGGGTGATATGGTTTTTGGGTCAGCTTCGTTTGTTTTTCAATCACCTTTTGAAATTTTTCGATCACATACACAAACATTTCGATCACATTTAAAAATTCAGTAGTCATAAACAGTTTTTGAGTCACATTCTCTGTTTTTTCAATCACCTTCACAAGTTTTTCGATCACCTTTTATATCACCAAGCTTAAACTAAAAACAGGAAAGAGCCAACGCCCTTTCCTGCTTTCAGCTTATTCGTTCGGATCAAGCGGTGTTTGATTTTTAGACATGAGCGTAGAGATGGCTGTCAGACAGATCCATAGTGCGAATCCAAGGATCAGCGCGCCGAATACAAACAGCAGCGTGCTGGATTGCTCATTCCACCATGCCCACTGAGTAAATACCTGGCTGATCATTGCGTAAAGCGTCATGAACATCAGGAAGACCATCGGAATCAGGGTGATCAGATAGTTTCTGCCGAGTCTCTTCAGCCAGATCGAAATCAGTAAGAGGTTGATGCCGGCTAACAGCTGATTGGATGTACCAAACAGCGGCCACAGCAGGTAACCGCCTGAACCGAAGCCGTTAGGACCTTCAGGGATCAGTACAAGTGCAGCACTTGATACAACAGCGATTGTCGTAGCAACGTGTGTTTTTTCAAGGGCAGGCACTTTATATTCTGTACCAAGCTCAGAGATAATGTAGCGCATTAAACGGACAGATGTATCAAGTGTAGTTGCCGCAAAGCTGACAACGATAATAGATACGATCGTTGAGGCAACTTCAGCCGGAATACCAAGACCGTTTGCAAGCTGGCTCGCTCCAAGTACGAAGTTGCCAAGGCCGCCGCCACTTGCAGCCGCAAAGCTGTTATAAGACTCTTTAAATGCATCAGCGTTCGGGAAAAGAGTGATCACTGCAATGATTGAAATCAATGCCAGTACACCTTCACCAACAGCACCTGCATAACCAACAAAACGTGCATCTGTTTCCTTATTCAGCTGCTTTGATGATGTACCTGATGATACAAGTCCGTGGAAACCGGAAATCGCACCACAGGCAATTGTAATAAAGAGAAGCGGGAACCAGGATACATCATTTGCATCAGGGTTCGTAATTGGTGCTGTAATGCTCGGGTTTGTAAATAAAAGACCAAGATACAGAATACCAAGACCAACAACAAGCTGATGAGAGTTGATAAAGTCACGCGGCTGCAGAAGCTTCCATACAGGAAGTGTAGACGCGATATAGACGTAGATCATGAGGACCACAATCCAGATAAAGAACGCACTTGATATCGCACCGAGTCCGAAGATTCCGGCACCGTCTTCACCGCCCATGTAGCGGACAAGGTCAATCTGCAGGATCTGATATTCTGCTGCAAGTACTGCAACAAGATACATAACCGCAAGTGCCACCAGTGAAGGAACAAGCATTTTTGCATTCCGCTTATACACTGCATGACCGATCCAGACCGCAAGTGGGATCTGAATAAATACAGGCAGTACGCTTGAAGGGAATGTAATGAACAGGTTGGCAATCACCCATGCAAATACAGCGTTAACCATCAGTACAAGAATTAAAATAATGAATAAGAACAAAATCTTTGCACGCTGGCCAACGAGTTTATTTGCAAGTGTTCCCATTGACTGTCCTTTATTTCTGACAGAAACAACAAGTGTACCAAAGTCATGAACCCCTGCTGCAAATACTGTTCCAAATACCACCCAGAGGACTGCAGGCAGCCAGCCCCAGTAGACGGCAATGGCAGGTCCTAAAATCGGTGCAGCACCAGCTACAGACGTAAAGTGATGACCCCACAGGACAAACTTATTCGTCGGTACAAAATCGACGCCATCCTTGTAGCGGTGTGCAGGTGTCACATAATTCGGATCAAGTCTGTAAATTTTCTCGGCAACAAATTTCGAATAAAACCTGTAGCCCAGCACAAATATAAACAGCCCGATCGCCGCTAACGCAATTGCATTCATTCAGTTTTCCTCCTTATTATGTAATCTGACATTGTTATATATAGTATGTAAGCACTTTCAATGTCATGTTCAATAATAGGGGATTGTGTAAATAGTGTAAATATTAAAATAATAATATTTCCGTTAAACTAAGGATTTAGTTGAATAGTCATGTAATGATGTCAGAAACAAGTAAGTCGTTAGAAGTGATTAATAAACCCGCCTTCTGAATGGATCGTCTGACCCGTCACCCACTGCGCTTCTTTGCTGACAAGAAATGATGCCAGGTTCGCAACATCTGACGGCTGCCCGATCCGCCCCTGTGGAGAACGCTTCAGCAGTTCTTCTTTCAGCTCGTCATTCATCCACCCTGTATCGGTAGGTCCCGGATTAATCACATTGATTGTGATTTTTCTTTTAGCAAGTACAGGGGAGATCGTGTAAACAAGCGTATCTATTGTAGATTTCGTCATTGCATAGGAAAGCTCATTAGGCATTGGTCCCTGTGCCCAGCCGGTTGTCAGACAGATTACTCTCCCGAAATTATATTCAAAATGCTGCAGAAATTTCTGCGTCAGCAGCGTGACAGCACGCGTGTTAATTGCATAATGCTGATCAAGCTGTTCTGCAGTAACCGTTTCGATCGTATCGTTAATCGAGACAGCTGCATTATGGATGAGCGTATCAGGATAGCGTCCGAATGTTGAATAGCAAAATGAAAATAATTCATCCGGTGATTGAACATCCGCTAAATTCAGCTCAAGCATTTCAGCGTGTACACTTTTTTCCCGGCATAACCTTAAAATATCGTCTGTATCCTCACTGCGCTCATAGGCCGACACTTCACGGTCGTAAGCATGCCAGTAAGTAAAAAGAATATCCATTCCATCTGCCGCTAACCTTTCAACAAGTGAAGCACCAATTCCTATTTTTCTGCCGACACCTGTAACAAGTGCGAGTCTGCGTGTCATACGATCACCACTTTCATTTTTAAAAGTAAAAAGTATTCTCTTTTTCCTATTATAACGTTAACATAGACAAAAGAAATTATTGGAAGAAAAGGCGGGATGAAAAATGAAAGAAATACAGTTGGTTAAGCCGGAAAAGGTAAAGGAAGAAGCGTATCAGGCCTACATAAGAGAGTGGCAGTCAGCAGAAGAGGAAATCATTCCACATGCTTCTATACCTAAGAGTAAGAAATTTGAGGAACAGGTTGAAAACTGGAGAAGAGAAGAGCTGGGCCTGGGTATTCCTGAAGGCTGGGTGAGCGGATCCTTATTCTTTTTAATTAATCGTGCAGAAAAAGTGCTTGGCGCCGTTCATATACGTCACGAACTTACGGAAACATTATTTCAACGCGGCGGTCACATCGGCTATGGTATCAGACCGGATGAACGTAAAAAGGGTTACGCCACAGAGATTCTGAAACTTTCACTGAGAGAAGCCAGAGAGCTTGGCATTAACGACGTACTGATTACCTGCGATGATGATAATCCGGGATCCTATAAAACAATCGAGTCCAACGGCGGCGTCAGAGACCCGCAGGATGCTGAAGAAAACGGTGTTCTTGTCAGACGTTACTGGATTCGCTGAAATTTTTCATAATTCCGGCTATTTCTCTGATATAGTAAGAGGAGAACAGATTTGAAAGGAACGATTTGAATGAGCAATACGTCTGAACCGACCAGAATGGATAAGTTAAAGTCACGTGAAAAGATTTTTCTCGGACTGCTGATTGGTGGTGCGTTAGGTTTAAACTTCCGTCTGATCAACGTACTGATGATAGATGATATTACCATGCAGACTGTAAGCAATGTGGAGCTTGGTATTTATATTTTATTTTTTGTGGTGGCAGTGTTTGGCATGCTGTGGGTGAGAAAGCAAAAGAAGATCGAACTGGAAAAGAACCCGGAGCCTGAGAAGAAAAGCTGATGGTCTTTGATGAAGTTAAGACCGACAGATTAATGCTTACACCACTCACAAAAGAACATACACAATTTGTTTTTAAGCATTTTTCAGATCCGGTTGTCTGCCGGTATCTATTAGATGAAGAAGTCTATACAGACATAGAGGAAGCAGAAAACTTTATTCTGTTTAATGCGTATCATCCCAAAAAGAATCATAACCGCTGGGCCATTGTGATAAAAGAGACTGGTACAGTGATTGGTACATGCGGCTTCCATCAGTGGGACCGCTATAACAACATTGCAGAGATCGGTTATGACCTGACCCCGTCTGAATGGGGAAAAGGCTACGGAAACGAAGCGGTTAAAGGTATGATTAAACACGGTTTTGAACAGATGAAGCTGAACCGGATCGAGGCCTACGCAGCAAAAGGCAATGCAGCTTCTATGGAACTTCTTGAAAGGCTGGGCTTTAAGCGTGAAGGTTTAGTGCGGGATAAACATCTGTTCCGGGGAAAATATTATGACCATTACAGTTACTCGCTTCTTATGCGGGAATGGAAGAGCGGTTCACATGTGTGAGCCGTTTTTTGTTGTTAGAGGCCTCTTCTTCCGAAAGAGAGAGGGCGTTGGGTTGAAGGAAAAGCAGGTGGGGTTGATGGAATTCACGTATCCTGCTGAAGGAAATATGAGCAATCATGAAGGGAATCGTCCGCTTTTAAAGAAAATGAAGGAATCGTTTCCAGAATTGATGGAATAATTTCCGATATTGAGGGAATCACTCGCAAATTGAAGGAATAACTCTTCAAATGAAGGAATTAGCGCACGTTGATAATCTTAGATCAATAGCTCTTCACATCCAGTCTCACCATTTATGCAACATACCATATCGTGAATAGCTGATTAAACCTGATTGCAATGAGTCAGGATCATTCATTTTGTTTCAGCTTTCCGGTCTGATCCTCCAATCTCAACACAAGCCTTACAGTGAATCATTAGGCATGACAACACAAAAAAGCTACAATAGAACATAATGATTGAATATTCTGCAGGTTAGGGAGTGATTGATTTGACTTACACAATGGATCAGAAACCTTTTCATCATAAAAAGATACTCGTACTTGGCGGCGATGGCTTTTGCGGATGGCCGACAACGCTGCATTTATCAAAGCAGGGATATGAGGTTGTAGTAATTGATAACCTCTCCAGGCGAAACATTGATAATGAGCTTGAAGTGGAATCACTGACACCAATCAGACCGCTTGGTGCGAGACTTGATGCCTGGAAAGAGCTTACGGGAAATGAAATCCGCCATATTAACCTTGATCTGGCTGAGGAATATGACAGGCTGTTACAGGTCATCAATCAAGAAAAACCGCAGGCCATCATTCATTTTGCTGAACAGCGCTCAGCGCCATACTCCATGAAATCACCGCGACACAAGCGCTATACGGTGAACAACAATATGAATGCTACACATAACCTGCTTTGTGCCATTGCAGAATCGGCGCAGGATATTCACCTTGTACATCTTGGTACAATGGGCGTCTACGGC
Coding sequences:
- a CDS encoding GNAT family N-acetyltransferase codes for the protein MVFDEVKTDRLMLTPLTKEHTQFVFKHFSDPVVCRYLLDEEVYTDIEEAENFILFNAYHPKKNHNRWAIVIKETGTVIGTCGFHQWDRYNNIAEIGYDLTPSEWGKGYGNEAVKGMIKHGFEQMKLNRIEAYAAKGNAASMELLERLGFKREGLVRDKHLFRGKYYDHYSYSLLMREWKSGSHV